The Frondihabitans australicus genome includes a region encoding these proteins:
- a CDS encoding ABC transporter permease — protein sequence MTTLSSSAQGRAPRPGGGFTGRLVGDREDVKRKAPAGVTFIALVAIIVVCGILQPVVFSATGLNLVLSSIVPLVVAALAQMVMMSVGDIDLGIGAFIGTVTTVAATFLSSSPALGILVLAALVAGYGVLAVLVHVRKVPSLIATLGASFIWYGIGLFVLPTPGGDAPKWLLDFAAWTPNSFPVPVIPIVIITAVVWIVMRRSTLGASIRALGSNPLALGRSGISPLRTRVIAYLFVGVLGVVSGLLLSSQIGGGDATSANSYTLVSVAAVILGGGAFTGGRAVAWGCMFGALTLGLVSVLLSLLDLSSNIQPAIQGGIVIAALAGRLAVEKVLK from the coding sequence ATGACCACCCTGTCGTCGAGCGCGCAGGGCCGCGCTCCCCGCCCCGGCGGCGGTTTCACCGGCCGACTCGTCGGCGACCGCGAGGACGTCAAGCGCAAGGCCCCGGCCGGCGTCACGTTCATCGCCCTCGTCGCGATCATCGTGGTCTGCGGGATCCTGCAGCCCGTCGTGTTCTCGGCCACCGGCCTGAACCTGGTGCTCTCGTCGATCGTCCCGCTCGTCGTCGCCGCGCTCGCGCAGATGGTGATGATGTCGGTCGGCGACATCGACCTCGGCATCGGCGCCTTCATCGGCACCGTGACGACGGTGGCCGCGACGTTCCTCTCGTCGTCGCCGGCCCTCGGGATCCTCGTGCTGGCGGCCCTGGTCGCAGGATACGGAGTGCTCGCCGTGCTGGTGCACGTGCGCAAGGTCCCGTCGCTCATCGCCACCCTCGGCGCCTCGTTCATCTGGTACGGCATCGGACTGTTCGTGCTGCCCACCCCGGGCGGCGACGCCCCGAAGTGGCTGCTCGACTTCGCCGCGTGGACTCCGAACTCGTTCCCGGTGCCGGTGATCCCGATCGTGATCATCACCGCCGTGGTCTGGATCGTCATGCGCCGCTCGACCCTCGGCGCCTCGATCCGCGCCCTCGGCAGCAACCCGCTCGCCCTCGGCCGCTCCGGCATCTCGCCGCTGCGCACCCGCGTCATCGCCTACCTCTTCGTCGGCGTCCTCGGCGTGGTCTCGGGCCTGCTGCTCTCGTCGCAGATCGGCGGCGGCGACGCCACCAGCGCCAACAGCTACACGCTCGTGTCGGTCGCCGCGGTGATCCTCGGCGGCGGAGCCTTCACCGGCGGCCGCGCGGTCGCCTGGGGCTGCATGTTCGGCGCCCTCACCCTCGGGCTCGTGAGCGTCCTGCTCAGCCTGCTCGACCTCTCCAGCAACATCCAGCCCGCCATCCAGGGCGGAATCGTCATCGCGGCCCTCGCCGGCCGCCTCGCCGTCGAGAAGGTGCTCAAATGA
- a CDS encoding FadR/GntR family transcriptional regulator: MPAYPEDDPATLRLELETVPRGTAVSEVVKQLISLLTTGELTPGSRLPPERQLAEELGVGRSAVREALAALEILGIVSVRPGSGTYLRDSTSELLPTTLSWGLMLSASRTRELIEVRGALEIQAAAFAATRATDDDIAKLGSYISTMKEAMASLDLPRFVDADVRFHLVIATSADNVVLRDLLQSIRSLLRLWVERGLSDKDQGDAALREHIAIYEAIARRDEAAAEAAMRQHMATAGARVASLDLP; encoded by the coding sequence GTGCCTGCGTACCCCGAAGACGACCCCGCGACGCTGCGACTCGAGCTCGAGACGGTTCCGCGCGGCACCGCCGTGTCCGAGGTCGTGAAGCAGCTCATCTCGCTCCTCACCACCGGCGAGCTCACCCCCGGCTCCCGTCTCCCTCCCGAGCGGCAGCTGGCCGAAGAGCTCGGCGTCGGCCGGTCGGCCGTGCGCGAGGCGCTGGCGGCCCTCGAGATCCTCGGCATCGTGAGCGTGCGCCCGGGGTCGGGCACGTACCTGCGCGACTCGACCTCCGAGCTCCTGCCCACCACCCTGAGCTGGGGCCTCATGCTCTCGGCGTCGCGCACGCGCGAGCTGATCGAGGTCCGTGGCGCGCTCGAGATCCAGGCGGCGGCGTTCGCGGCGACGCGGGCGACCGACGACGACATCGCGAAGCTCGGCTCGTACATCTCGACGATGAAAGAGGCCATGGCGAGCCTCGACCTTCCGCGCTTCGTCGACGCCGACGTGAGGTTCCACCTCGTCATCGCGACGAGCGCCGACAACGTGGTGCTCCGCGACCTCCTGCAGAGCATCCGGTCGCTGCTGCGCCTCTGGGTTGAGCGCGGCCTCAGCGACAAAGACCAGGGCGACGCCGCGCTGCGTGAGCACATCGCCATCTACGAGGCCATCGCCCGACGCGACGAGGCCGCCGCCGAGGCTGCGATGAGGCAGCACATGGCGACGGCCGGCGCGCGGGTGGCGAGTCTCGACCTGCCCTAG
- a CDS encoding triose-phosphate isomerase family protein produces the protein MLTGPAAAPYMVGVSLKMYFGHARTVEWAAAIGDIARRHPAVAEGLVELFVVPTFPSLVPVREALAGAPVRLGAQDLATADSGAFTGEVSGVELAEIGCTLAEVGHAERRALFHEDDAVIAAKTAAALRNGLTPLLCVGEETEAPAAIAALEVESQLRAALADSDEAGLTGPIVVAYEPQWAIGAPEPASPEYIAQVVAQLESVVAGFAGRDGSRVIYGGSAKPGLLTALGGDVKGLFLGRFAHDPAAVELILDEVLTLAHASADATAGGAR, from the coding sequence GTGCTGACCGGCCCGGCGGCAGCCCCCTACATGGTGGGGGTGAGCCTCAAGATGTACTTCGGGCACGCCCGCACCGTGGAGTGGGCCGCCGCCATCGGCGACATTGCCCGTCGCCACCCGGCGGTCGCCGAGGGGCTCGTCGAGCTCTTCGTCGTGCCCACGTTCCCCTCCCTCGTGCCCGTGCGCGAGGCCCTCGCCGGCGCTCCCGTGAGGCTCGGGGCGCAGGATCTCGCCACCGCCGACTCCGGCGCGTTCACCGGCGAGGTCTCCGGCGTCGAGCTCGCCGAGATCGGCTGCACGCTCGCCGAGGTCGGCCACGCCGAACGGCGCGCCCTCTTCCACGAGGACGACGCCGTCATCGCCGCCAAGACCGCCGCCGCGCTGCGCAACGGCCTCACGCCGCTGCTCTGCGTCGGCGAGGAGACCGAGGCCCCGGCCGCGATCGCGGCCCTCGAGGTCGAGTCGCAGCTGCGCGCGGCGCTCGCCGACTCCGACGAGGCAGGGCTCACCGGGCCGATCGTGGTCGCGTACGAGCCGCAGTGGGCGATCGGAGCCCCCGAACCTGCGAGCCCCGAATACATCGCGCAGGTCGTCGCGCAGCTGGAGTCCGTCGTCGCCGGGTTCGCCGGTCGCGACGGCAGCCGGGTGATCTACGGCGGCAGCGCCAAGCCCGGGCTGCTGACCGCCCTCGGCGGCGACGTGAAGGGCCTCTTCCTCGGCCGCTTCGCCCACGACCCCGCCGCGGTCGAGCTGATCCTCGACGAGGTGCTCACGCTGGCCCACGCGTCGGCCGACGCGACCGCCGGGGGTGCTCGATGA
- a CDS encoding MFS transporter, with protein sequence MDTPARTHSPVERSAIRKISIRLVPFVALMFFINYLDRTAIGFAAPNGMESDLGLTAAQYGFASGVFFIGYILLEVPSNLALARVGARRWLARIMVSWGLVAFFFTFAQNFWQLTGLRFLLGVAEAGFFPGAILFLSLWVPARHRSKILALFYLAQPLTSVIGAPLAGLLLQNHGVFGLEGWRFMFLCTAIPAIIVGAVAWFYLKDRPSLAKWLTADEQQWLENELEAEKVGTETSEAGIGGHGVGLGRVMKSGRVWMLAFIYFGFIYGLYALAFFLPTIIDGFQTQFGTTFGLFEKGLITAIPYVPAAIVLWFWSQNATKNGLKTWHIAIPAVVGGISIPVALYMQSPAATIAVIAVTAMAIFAALPNFWTLPTQFLTGTAAAAGVALINTMGNLAGFLAPYITGAVTDASGGSYKPAMFIVGFFMIVSAVLTLLLGQRRRRGVPTSDTVAAPLPGRAQTGSAHFSASTPTAQGSVS encoded by the coding sequence GTGGACACCCCCGCCCGCACCCACAGCCCCGTCGAGAGGTCCGCGATCCGCAAGATCTCGATCCGGCTCGTGCCCTTCGTGGCGCTGATGTTCTTCATCAACTACCTCGACCGCACCGCGATCGGCTTCGCCGCCCCCAACGGCATGGAGAGCGACCTCGGCCTCACCGCCGCTCAGTACGGCTTCGCCTCGGGCGTCTTCTTCATCGGCTACATCCTCCTCGAGGTGCCGTCGAACCTCGCCCTCGCCCGGGTCGGCGCCCGCCGCTGGCTCGCCCGCATCATGGTGAGCTGGGGCCTCGTCGCGTTCTTCTTCACGTTCGCGCAGAACTTCTGGCAGCTCACCGGGCTGCGCTTCCTCCTCGGCGTGGCCGAGGCGGGCTTCTTCCCCGGCGCCATCCTCTTCCTCAGCCTCTGGGTGCCGGCTCGTCACCGCTCGAAGATCCTGGCGCTGTTCTACCTGGCCCAGCCGCTCACGAGCGTCATCGGCGCTCCGCTGGCCGGCCTGCTCCTGCAGAACCACGGCGTCTTCGGCCTCGAGGGCTGGCGCTTCATGTTCCTCTGCACCGCGATCCCGGCGATCATCGTCGGCGCCGTCGCCTGGTTCTACCTCAAGGACCGCCCGTCGCTCGCGAAGTGGCTCACCGCCGACGAGCAGCAGTGGCTCGAGAACGAGCTCGAGGCCGAGAAGGTCGGCACCGAGACGAGCGAGGCCGGCATCGGCGGCCACGGCGTCGGCCTCGGCCGCGTGATGAAGAGCGGCCGCGTGTGGATGCTCGCCTTCATCTACTTCGGCTTCATCTACGGCCTGTACGCGCTGGCGTTCTTCCTGCCGACGATCATCGACGGCTTCCAGACCCAGTTCGGCACGACCTTCGGCCTGTTCGAGAAGGGCCTCATCACGGCCATCCCGTACGTGCCGGCCGCCATCGTGCTCTGGTTCTGGTCGCAGAACGCCACGAAGAACGGCCTCAAGACCTGGCACATCGCGATCCCGGCCGTCGTCGGCGGCATCAGCATCCCGGTCGCGCTCTACATGCAGTCGCCCGCCGCGACCATCGCGGTCATCGCCGTGACGGCCATGGCGATCTTCGCCGCCCTGCCGAACTTCTGGACCCTGCCCACGCAGTTCCTCACCGGCACCGCCGCGGCCGCGGGCGTCGCCCTCATCAACACGATGGGCAACCTCGCCGGCTTCCTCGCGCCGTACATCACGGGCGCTGTCACCGACGCCTCGGGCGGCAGCTACAAGCCCGCGATGTTCATCGTCGGCTTCTTCATGATCGTCTCGGCCGTGCTCACGCTCCTGCTGGGCCAGAGGCGCCGCCGCGGCGTGCCGACGTCCGACACGGTGGCGGCACCGCTGCCCGGGCGCGCGCAGACTGGATCAGCGCACTTCAGCGCATCCACCCCGACCGCGCAAGGGAGCGTTTCATGA
- a CDS encoding ribose-5-phosphate isomerase, with amino-acid sequence MTDQLRLVIGADDAGFDYKEIIKGDLEKNEGVASVIDVGVDADSHTPYPSVAIAAAEIIARGDADRAILICGTGLGVAMSANKVPGIRAVTAHDSFSVERSILSNNVQILCMGQRVVGIELARRNVREWLTYRFDESSASAEKVQVLTDYEQSHAPEGVTVTGAAC; translated from the coding sequence ATGACCGATCAGCTTCGACTCGTCATCGGCGCCGACGACGCCGGCTTCGACTACAAGGAGATCATCAAGGGCGACCTCGAGAAGAACGAGGGCGTCGCTTCCGTGATCGACGTCGGCGTCGACGCCGACTCCCACACCCCGTACCCGTCGGTCGCGATCGCCGCCGCCGAGATCATCGCCCGCGGCGACGCCGACCGTGCGATCCTCATCTGCGGCACCGGCCTCGGCGTCGCCATGAGCGCCAACAAGGTGCCCGGCATCCGCGCCGTCACCGCGCACGACTCGTTCTCGGTCGAGCGGTCGATCCTGTCGAACAACGTGCAGATCCTGTGCATGGGCCAGCGCGTCGTCGGCATCGAGCTGGCGCGCCGCAACGTGCGCGAGTGGCTCACCTACCGCTTCGACGAGTCGAGCGCCTCGGCCGAGAAGGTCCAGGTGCTCACCGACTACGAGCAGTCGCACGCCCCCGAGGGCGTGACGGTCACGGGCGCCGCGTGCTGA
- a CDS encoding sugar phosphate isomerase/epimerase family protein has protein sequence MSLVGLSTYAYFWRFSDQVEAPMSLEDMLRDTARLGAELFQICDYAPLALMSDDELAATRDLAESLGLTLEIGTRGTEPGHLLRFLEIAVALGATLVRSMWTSGDDRPTLDENVARLRRVMPGYERAGVTLALETYEQVSSADLVSLVEAIGSSCLGICLDPANTVARLELPAEVTARVLPHVVNWHVKDFDFTRKDGWVGFSLVGVPLGEGKLDYAGMLADLPATGKDGRAINRVIEHWLPWQGDPETTTRIEAEWTQHNLDYLKENTK, from the coding sequence ATGAGCCTCGTCGGCCTCAGCACCTACGCGTACTTCTGGCGGTTCTCCGACCAGGTCGAGGCCCCGATGAGTCTCGAGGACATGCTCCGCGACACCGCGCGCCTCGGCGCAGAGCTCTTCCAGATCTGCGACTACGCACCGCTGGCCCTGATGAGCGACGACGAGCTCGCCGCGACGCGCGACCTCGCGGAGTCGCTCGGCCTCACGCTCGAGATCGGCACACGCGGCACCGAGCCGGGCCACCTCCTGCGCTTCCTCGAGATCGCGGTCGCCCTCGGCGCGACGCTCGTGCGCAGCATGTGGACTTCCGGCGACGACCGGCCCACGCTCGACGAGAACGTCGCGCGACTGCGCCGGGTCATGCCCGGCTACGAGCGCGCCGGGGTCACCCTCGCGCTCGAGACGTACGAGCAGGTGTCGTCGGCCGATCTGGTGTCGCTCGTCGAGGCGATCGGCAGCTCCTGCCTCGGGATCTGCCTCGACCCCGCCAACACGGTCGCCCGCCTCGAGCTGCCCGCCGAGGTCACCGCCCGCGTGCTGCCGCACGTCGTCAACTGGCACGTGAAGGACTTCGACTTCACGCGCAAGGACGGCTGGGTCGGGTTCAGCCTCGTCGGCGTGCCGCTCGGCGAGGGAAAGCTCGACTACGCCGGCATGCTCGCCGACCTGCCCGCGACGGGCAAGGACGGCCGCGCGATCAACCGAGTCATCGAGCACTGGCTGCCCTGGCAGGGCGACCCCGAGACCACCACCCGCATCGAAGCGGAGTGGACCCAGCACAACCTGGACTACCTGAAGGAGAACACGAAATGA
- a CDS encoding class I mannose-6-phosphate isomerase → MTDVVPLLLPPNQPPARPYRGGAGILALRGSGSTDDHVPEDFVASVTTTFGSDTTGLTTLPDGRTLREAIAADPEAWLGAAHVETFGADPALLVKLLDTGERLFAHFHPDAAFAAAHLGQPRGKTEARLITSTGASPTAEVWLGFRQPVAASTLAEWVSSQDVPALLDSLVPLTVRAGDWVHVPAGTPHAIGQGITLVELQEPSDLSILLEYAGFPLDPAGAFLGLGLDEALGGLEPGVVGQEAVARLHGAAPTRGPGSGPGESPLLPSEAAAFFSASSLLVTPEAPLDLDRGYGVLVVTDGSGTLAWAGGSLDLTRGSVVLVPFAADAVRLTGSLSALRARPPAPVRATA, encoded by the coding sequence GTGACCGACGTCGTTCCCCTGCTCCTGCCCCCGAACCAGCCGCCCGCCCGCCCCTATCGGGGAGGGGCGGGCATTCTGGCGTTGAGGGGGTCCGGCTCGACCGACGACCACGTGCCCGAGGACTTCGTCGCCTCGGTGACCACGACGTTCGGCAGCGACACCACGGGGCTCACGACGCTGCCCGACGGGCGCACCCTCCGCGAGGCGATCGCCGCCGACCCCGAGGCGTGGCTCGGGGCCGCGCACGTCGAGACGTTCGGGGCCGACCCCGCCCTGCTCGTCAAGCTGCTCGACACCGGCGAGCGGCTGTTCGCGCACTTCCACCCCGACGCCGCCTTCGCAGCCGCGCACCTGGGGCAGCCGCGCGGCAAGACCGAGGCGAGGCTCATCACGTCGACGGGCGCGTCGCCGACCGCCGAGGTGTGGCTCGGGTTCCGGCAGCCGGTGGCGGCGTCGACGCTCGCCGAGTGGGTGTCGTCGCAGGACGTCCCGGCGCTGCTCGACTCGCTCGTGCCTCTCACCGTGCGAGCCGGCGACTGGGTGCACGTGCCGGCCGGCACTCCGCACGCCATCGGGCAGGGCATCACCCTGGTCGAGCTGCAGGAGCCGAGCGACCTCTCGATCCTGCTCGAGTACGCGGGCTTCCCCCTCGATCCCGCGGGGGCGTTCCTCGGCCTGGGGCTCGACGAGGCGCTCGGCGGCCTCGAGCCGGGCGTCGTGGGGCAGGAGGCGGTGGCGCGGCTGCACGGGGCCGCGCCGACCCGGGGTCCGGGGTCGGGTCCGGGCGAGTCGCCGCTCCTGCCGTCCGAGGCCGCCGCGTTCTTCAGCGCGTCGAGCCTGCTTGTGACGCCCGAGGCCCCGCTCGACCTCGACCGGGGCTACGGCGTGCTCGTGGTCACCGACGGATCGGGCACGCTGGCATGGGCCGGTGGCTCGCTCGACCTCACGCGCGGCTCGGTCGTGCTCGTGCCCTTCGCCGCCGACGCGGTCCGCCTCACCGGGTCTCTCAGCGCCCTGCGGGCCCGCCCGCCGGCGCCGGTGAGGGCGACGGCGTAG
- a CDS encoding phosphogluconate dehydrogenase C-terminal domain-containing protein: MTDTLDQTSTVTYADGQGSADITVAVIGAGGKMGQRVSNNLAKSSYSVLYSEASPNGVAHIESLGRTVTPTDEAVKDADVVILAVPDVVLGKVSESVVPAMKSGAIILTLDPAAAYAGLLLAREDIHYAVAHPCHPSVFLERTTKEEWADTFGGVAAPQEVIAALEGVDETSPVRTLATQVISTIYAPVIAVHYVTVKQLAVLEPTLVETIACMIGDFLKEALDETVNGVGVPFEAARAMLYGHTWIALTNGLRGSNPFSDACHIAMDYGREALIKPDWKRIFNDDDLDTVIAKMLKIDAVKR, translated from the coding sequence ATGACCGACACACTCGACCAGACCTCGACCGTCACGTACGCGGACGGCCAGGGCTCGGCCGACATCACCGTCGCGGTGATCGGCGCCGGCGGAAAGATGGGGCAGCGCGTCTCGAACAACCTCGCCAAGAGCTCGTACAGCGTGCTCTACTCGGAGGCCTCGCCGAACGGCGTCGCCCACATCGAGTCGCTCGGCCGCACCGTCACCCCGACCGACGAGGCCGTGAAAGACGCCGACGTCGTGATCCTCGCCGTGCCGGACGTCGTGCTCGGCAAGGTCTCGGAGTCGGTCGTCCCCGCCATGAAGTCGGGCGCGATCATCCTCACCCTCGACCCGGCCGCCGCCTACGCGGGCCTGCTCCTCGCCCGCGAGGACATCCACTACGCCGTCGCGCACCCCTGCCACCCGTCGGTGTTCCTCGAACGCACCACCAAGGAGGAGTGGGCCGACACGTTCGGCGGCGTCGCCGCCCCGCAGGAGGTCATCGCGGCCCTCGAGGGCGTCGACGAGACCTCGCCCGTGCGAACGCTTGCCACGCAGGTCATCTCGACGATCTACGCGCCCGTCATCGCCGTGCACTACGTGACCGTCAAGCAGCTCGCCGTGCTCGAGCCGACCCTCGTCGAGACCATCGCCTGCATGATCGGCGACTTCCTCAAAGAGGCCCTCGACGAGACCGTCAACGGCGTCGGCGTGCCCTTCGAGGCCGCCCGCGCGATGCTCTACGGCCACACCTGGATCGCCCTCACCAACGGCCTCCGCGGCTCGAACCCGTTCTCGGACGCCTGCCACATCGCTATGGACTACGGCCGCGAGGCCCTGATCAAGCCCGACTGGAAGCGCATCTTCAACGACGACGACCTCGACACGGTCATCGCCAAGATGCTGAAGATCGACGCCGTCAAGCGCTAG
- a CDS encoding dihydroxyacetone kinase family protein yields the protein MTRLYNEPTDFADEATDGFVAANKRWVRKVHGGVVRSTASTPGSVAVVIGGGSGHYPAFGGLVGQGLAHGAALGNLFASPSWQQVRSVSKSANNGGGVLLSYGNYAGDVLNFDRAQEKLRAEGIPTQTVTITDDVASASKDEKHKRRGIAGDLTVFKVASAASDAGYDLDQVVAVAQKANERTRSFGVAFTGCSLPGADEPLFTVPEGRMAVGLGIHGEPGISETDIPTANGLAELFVDTLLAELPDGVEQAAGQRVAVILNGLGSVKYEELFVVYAKIDQLLTEKGIEIVEPEVGELVTSFDMAGASLTLFWLDDELEGFWSAPCDAPAYKKGAVAEVAGAADIHDEDDFAAAIPDSSPESREAAALVVTALEAIKGTIDENADELGRIDAVAGDGDHGIGMQRGVHAAVDAARDASGKGAGAETVLNLAGDAWSDRAGGTSGALWGSALAAVGAALTDTEPASRHRIAEGVASAKSEILDFGATVGDKTMVDVLVPFSDTLTERIDAGDTLVDAWKAAADVATAAADATKDLLPKMGRARPHAEKSLGTPDAGAVSLALITQTIAGVLADARS from the coding sequence ATGACTCGTCTCTACAACGAGCCCACCGACTTCGCCGACGAGGCGACCGACGGATTCGTCGCCGCCAACAAGCGCTGGGTCCGCAAGGTCCACGGCGGGGTGGTGCGGTCGACCGCTTCGACACCAGGATCGGTGGCAGTCGTCATCGGCGGCGGCTCGGGCCACTACCCGGCGTTCGGCGGCCTCGTCGGCCAGGGCCTCGCCCACGGCGCCGCCCTCGGCAACCTCTTCGCGTCTCCGTCCTGGCAGCAGGTGCGCTCGGTGTCGAAGTCGGCGAACAACGGCGGCGGCGTGCTGCTGAGCTACGGCAACTACGCCGGCGACGTGCTGAACTTCGACCGCGCACAGGAGAAGCTGCGCGCCGAGGGCATCCCGACGCAGACCGTCACGATCACCGACGACGTCGCCAGTGCCTCGAAAGACGAGAAGCACAAGCGTCGCGGCATCGCCGGCGACCTCACCGTCTTCAAGGTGGCGAGCGCGGCGTCCGACGCCGGCTACGACCTCGACCAGGTGGTCGCGGTCGCGCAGAAGGCCAACGAGCGCACCCGGTCGTTCGGGGTCGCCTTCACCGGCTGCTCGCTGCCCGGTGCCGACGAGCCGCTGTTCACCGTGCCGGAGGGCCGCATGGCCGTGGGCCTCGGAATCCACGGCGAGCCCGGCATCTCCGAGACCGACATCCCGACCGCGAACGGCCTCGCCGAGCTGTTCGTCGACACCCTGCTGGCCGAGTTGCCCGACGGGGTCGAGCAGGCGGCCGGGCAGCGGGTGGCCGTGATCCTGAACGGTCTCGGCTCGGTGAAGTACGAAGAGCTCTTCGTCGTCTACGCGAAGATCGACCAGCTGCTCACCGAGAAGGGCATCGAGATCGTCGAGCCCGAGGTCGGCGAGCTCGTCACGAGCTTCGACATGGCCGGCGCCTCGCTGACGCTGTTCTGGCTCGACGACGAGCTCGAGGGCTTCTGGTCGGCTCCGTGCGACGCTCCCGCCTACAAGAAGGGCGCGGTCGCCGAGGTCGCAGGAGCAGCGGACATCCACGACGAGGACGACTTCGCCGCCGCCATCCCTGACTCCTCGCCCGAATCGCGGGAGGCTGCCGCGCTCGTCGTGACCGCCCTGGAAGCGATCAAGGGCACCATCGACGAGAACGCCGACGAGCTCGGCCGCATCGACGCGGTCGCCGGCGACGGCGACCACGGCATCGGCATGCAGCGCGGAGTCCACGCCGCCGTCGACGCCGCCCGCGACGCGTCGGGCAAGGGCGCAGGAGCCGAGACGGTGCTGAACCTCGCCGGCGACGCGTGGTCCGACCGGGCCGGCGGCACCTCGGGCGCCCTCTGGGGCTCGGCCCTCGCCGCCGTCGGAGCGGCACTCACCGACACCGAGCCCGCGTCGCGGCACCGCATCGCCGAAGGTGTCGCGAGCGCGAAGTCCGAGATCCTCGACTTCGGCGCCACGGTCGGCGACAAGACCATGGTCGACGTGCTCGTGCCGTTCAGCGACACCCTCACCGAGCGCATCGACGCCGGAGACACCCTCGTCGACGCCTGGAAGGCCGCCGCCGACGTGGCGACCGCCGCCGCGGACGCGACCAAGGACCTCCTGCCGAAGATGGGCCGCGCCCGCCCGCACGCCGAGAAGAGCCTCGGCACGCCCGACGCGGGCGCCGTCTCGCTCGCCCTCATCACCCAGACCATCGCAGGCGTCCTCGCCGACGCCCGCTCGTAA
- a CDS encoding ABC transporter permease produces MKPARQIPAYTWSFLFAIVVLAGIFIATHSFGLGTISLALALAPYLVLVGVGQMLVISAGPGNIDVSVGNIISLSGFTSVGVTQSTGSVALGILTGAGCGLGIAMISVFAIVVVKIPPIVATLASGLIASSFTLTLANGFTANPNTSLRSFLNADVVGIPWIAIITAAFTVLVVLALRRTVLGRSLIAVGQNRRAAEFAGIKATWVTAGTYLVSGVLAGVSGSLLATYVAPTADLGTVYLLDSIAVVVVGGTLISGGRAVSAGVWGGALFFILLDSFLNLIGWSLAGQNVLKGALVLAVLFLAGGAVRKRKSVPLPPVEVRGAEETAGTPVAPAAPATP; encoded by the coding sequence ATGAAGCCCGCACGCCAGATCCCCGCGTACACCTGGTCGTTCCTCTTCGCGATCGTCGTCCTGGCGGGCATCTTCATCGCCACGCACTCGTTCGGCCTCGGCACGATCTCGCTCGCGCTGGCCCTCGCGCCGTACCTCGTGCTCGTCGGCGTCGGCCAGATGCTCGTCATCTCGGCCGGGCCCGGCAACATCGACGTGTCGGTCGGCAACATCATCTCGCTCTCCGGCTTCACGTCGGTGGGTGTGACGCAGAGCACCGGATCGGTGGCGCTCGGCATCCTCACGGGCGCCGGCTGCGGCCTCGGCATCGCGATGATCAGCGTGTTCGCCATCGTCGTGGTGAAGATCCCGCCGATCGTCGCCACCCTCGCCTCCGGCCTCATCGCCTCGTCGTTCACACTGACGCTGGCGAACGGCTTCACGGCCAACCCGAACACGTCGCTGCGCTCGTTCCTGAACGCCGACGTCGTCGGAATCCCGTGGATCGCCATCATCACGGCGGCCTTCACCGTCCTGGTGGTGCTGGCGCTGCGCCGCACGGTGCTCGGCCGCTCGCTCATCGCCGTCGGCCAGAACCGCCGCGCCGCCGAGTTCGCCGGCATCAAGGCGACCTGGGTGACCGCGGGCACCTACCTCGTGTCGGGCGTCCTGGCCGGTGTGTCCGGGTCGCTTCTGGCGACGTACGTCGCGCCGACGGCCGACCTCGGCACCGTGTACCTGCTCGACTCGATCGCCGTGGTCGTCGTCGGCGGCACGCTCATCTCGGGTGGCCGCGCGGTGTCGGCGGGCGTCTGGGGCGGCGCGCTGTTCTTCATCCTGCTCGACTCGTTCCTCAACCTCATCGGCTGGAGCCTCGCCGGCCAGAACGTGCTCAAGGGCGCGCTCGTGCTCGCGGTGCTGTTCCTCGCGGGAGGAGCGGTGCGGAAGCGCAAGAGCGTGCCGCTGCCGCCGGTCGAGGTTCGGGGTGCGGAGGAGACGGCGGGGACGCCGGTCGCTCCCGCTGCTCCTGCGACCCCCTAG